Proteins encoded together in one Coffea arabica cultivar ET-39 chromosome 2c, Coffea Arabica ET-39 HiFi, whole genome shotgun sequence window:
- the LOC140035563 gene encoding probable protein phosphatase 2C 55, which translates to MFINNPKPLEGLPREERFLVVLEEVLLPRDKNSLRAEGEDADFVLPRRQTFGVADGVWSWAGKGIDSGEEYSRKLVPNTIFTIMNQKHPINPRKALNEAFYKTNAKGSGLYDVRLAEEIKMDVEPEDVIVAGTDGLFDNVHDGELEELVRKGKQDHDFPSLLAMKIAEFALGKSFK; encoded by the exons ATGTTTATCAATAACCCTAAACCATTGGAAGGGCTGCCCCGAGAAGAAAGGTTCCTCGTCGTTTTGGAAGAAGTTTTGCTGCCGAGGGACAAGAATTCATTACGGGCTGAAGGAGAAGATGCTGACTTTGTTTTGCCAAGACGGCAGACTTTTGGAGTTGCTGATGGGGTCTGGAGTTGGGCTGGAAAGGGTATTGATTCCGGAGAAGAATATTCAAGAAAACTAGTGCCTAACACAATTTTTACCATCATGAACCAAAAGCACCCCATTAATCCAAGAAAGGCTTTGAACGAAGCTTTCTACAAAACCAATGCCAAAG GAAGCGGGTTGTATGATGTACGCTTAGCTGAGGAGATTAAGATGGATGTGGAACCAGAAGATGTTATTGTTGCAGGAACAGATggattgtttgataacgtgcaTGATGGAGAACTTGAAGAGCTGGTGAGAAAAGGGAAGCAAGATCATGACTTTCCGAGTCTTTTGGCCATGAAAATTGCTGAGTTTGCTTTAGGGAAGTCTTTTAAGTAA